The Streptomyces sp. V3I7 genome segment GTCCACGTCGCCCTGGTGGGACAGGATCAGCTGCGAGCCGATGTTGCTGGTCAGGATCACCACCGTGTTGCGGAAGTCCACGGTGCGGCCCTGGGCGTCGGTCAGCCGGCCATCGTCGAGGACCTGGAGCAGCGTGTGGAAGACGTCGGGGTGGGCCTTCTCCACCTCGTCGAAGAGCACCACGCTGTACGGCTGGCGGCGGACCTTCTCGGTGAGCTGCCCGGCCTCCTCGTGGCCGACATAGCCGGGCGGGGAGCCGACCAGCCGGGAGACCGTGTGCTTCTCCTGGAACTCGCTCATGTCGAAGCGGATCAGCCGGTTCTCGTCGCCGAAGAGCAACTCCGCAAGGGCCTTGGCGAGTTCCGTCTTGCCCACACCCGTGGGGCCGAGGAAGAGGAAGGAGCCCACCGGACGCCCCGGGTCGCCCATGCCGGCCCGGCTGCGCCGCACCGCCTGCGAGATGGCGAGCACGGCCTCGTCCTGGCCGACGACCCGGTCGTGCAGGGCCTCCTCCAGCTTGAGCAGGCGCTCCTTCTCGCTCTCCGTCAGCTGTGAGACGGGGATGCCGGTGCGGCGGGAGACGATGTCGGCGATGTCGTTCTCGGTGACCGCGACGACGCCCTCGCGGCGCTCCTCGATCTGCGCGATCTCGTTCTCCAGCTCGGCGATCCGCTCCTTGAGCTCCTTGGCCCGGTCGAACTCCTCGCTGCTGACGGCCTCGTCCTTCTCGCGGCCCAGGCGGGCGAGGCGGTCCTCGCGCTCCTGCACCTCCGTCGACTTGCCGCGCGAGCGCAGCCGGACCCGGGCACCGGCCTGGTCGATCAGGTCGATGGCCTTGTCGGGCAGGAAGCGGTCGGCGATGTAGCGGTCGGACAGCTCGGCCGCCGCGACCAGCGCCTCGTCGGTGAACCGCACCTGGTGGTGGGCCTCGTAGGAGTCGCGCAGACCCTCCAGGACCTGGATGGTCTCCGCGACCGTGGGCTCGGGGACCTGCACGGGCTGGAAGCGGCGGGCCAGGGCCGCGTCCTTCTCGACGTACTTGCGGTACTCGTCCAGCGTGGTGGCGCCGACGACGTGCAACTCGCCGCGGGCGAGGGCCGGTTTGAGGATGTTGCCCGCGTCCATCGAGCCCTCGCCGCCGGAGCCGGCCCCGACGACGGTGTGCAACTCGTCGACGAACAGGATCACTTCGTCGGAGGCGGAGGTCACCTCGTCGATGACCTTCTTCAGCCGCTCCTCGAACTCGCCGCGGTACTTGGCCCCGGCGACCATCCCGGCCAGGTCCAGCTCGACGACCCGCCGGCCCTCCAGCGTCTTCGGCACGTCCCCGGCGACGATGCGCTGGGCGAGGCCCTCCACGATGGCGGTCTTGCCGACGCCGGGCTCGCCGATGAGCACCGGGTTGTTCTTCGAGCGGCGCGAGAGGATCTCGACGGTCTCCTCGATCTCCTCGCCCCGGCCGACGACCGGGTCGAGCCGCCCCGCCTTCGCCTCGGCGCTGAGATCACGGCCGTACTCGTCCAGGGTGGGCGTCTGGCTGGGCGCCTGTGGGGCCTCGGCGCGGGCCGCGGACTGCGCGCCGCGCGCCACCGCGTCGGTGTCCACGCCGAGGTTGCGGGCCACCACGCCCGCCTGGTCGTTGCTGGGATCCAGCAGTGCCTGAAGGATGTGTTCGGGCCCGATGTACGAGGCTCCGGCCGCCTGGGAGCGGGCGTGCGCGCCGATCAGGACACGCTTGGCCGCGGGGGTGAGGCCCGGCTGCGCGGAGGGCGTGCCGCTGCCCGCGCTCAGCGAACCCTCCAACTCCTTGGCCAGCGCGTCGGGATCGGTGCCGGCCCGGGCGAGCAGCGAACGCGCGGGCTCCACCTGGGTGGCCGCCCACAGCAAGTGCTCGGTGTCCAGGTCCTCGCTGCCGTCCTCGGCGGCCCGCTGCGAGGCGCGCGCGATGAGTTCGCGGGAGGAGTCGGTCAGCAGCCGTCCGACCGGGACGCGTTGGACGGCGGGCGGTGAGGACGCGGCGGATATGCCGAAGAAACGGTTGAGCAGATCGGAGAAGGGATCCGAGGGTTCGAAGGAACCGAAGGACCCGAAAGAACCGGCAGGCGGCATCGACATGCGAGACTCCCTCCACACAGCCCCCCTGTACGGAGCCCCAGGCTAAGCACACCCTCTCGGCGGCGTCAGCAAGATCGGCACAATTGGATTCCGCCACCGGGCGGTTCACCGTCAGCGCCGGTGGTGGAGCCGTTCCAGCAGGAGGTACGCGCGCTGCTCGGCGGAGGCGAGTGCGGCCGGGTCGATCCCGGCCGGCCACAGCTCCCCGGCCGCCGCGTCGTCGGCCTCGCGCAGCTCCACCACGGTCACGGCGAGACGCACCTGCACGACGGGAAGCGGACCTTCGGAAGGGTCGGCCAGCGCGCGCTCGGCCCGCTCCGACGCCTCCGTGCACGCGGCCAGCGCCCGCTCCACCCGGACCGCGGCGTGGTCGTGGACCACCAGCAGCGCGCAGGCCAGCCCGACGGCGATGCCCCACACACTGCCGAGCACCCGGTCGTGGACGAGGTCACCGGCGCGGGCGGGCGCGGCCAGGTCGCTCAGCAGCAGGGCCAGGGGCGTCACGAAGACGACGCCGAGGCCGTAGTTGCGGACCACGACGTACTCCAGCAGGAACTCCATCAGCACGA includes the following:
- a CDS encoding ATP-dependent Clp protease ATP-binding subunit, with product MSMPPAGSFGSFGSFEPSDPFSDLLNRFFGISAASSPPAVQRVPVGRLLTDSSRELIARASQRAAEDGSEDLDTEHLLWAATQVEPARSLLARAGTDPDALAKELEGSLSAGSGTPSAQPGLTPAAKRVLIGAHARSQAAGASYIGPEHILQALLDPSNDQAGVVARNLGVDTDAVARGAQSAARAEAPQAPSQTPTLDEYGRDLSAEAKAGRLDPVVGRGEEIEETVEILSRRSKNNPVLIGEPGVGKTAIVEGLAQRIVAGDVPKTLEGRRVVELDLAGMVAGAKYRGEFEERLKKVIDEVTSASDEVILFVDELHTVVGAGSGGEGSMDAGNILKPALARGELHVVGATTLDEYRKYVEKDAALARRFQPVQVPEPTVAETIQVLEGLRDSYEAHHQVRFTDEALVAAAELSDRYIADRFLPDKAIDLIDQAGARVRLRSRGKSTEVQEREDRLARLGREKDEAVSSEEFDRAKELKERIAELENEIAQIEERREGVVAVTENDIADIVSRRTGIPVSQLTESEKERLLKLEEALHDRVVGQDEAVLAISQAVRRSRAGMGDPGRPVGSFLFLGPTGVGKTELAKALAELLFGDENRLIRFDMSEFQEKHTVSRLVGSPPGYVGHEEAGQLTEKVRRQPYSVVLFDEVEKAHPDVFHTLLQVLDDGRLTDAQGRTVDFRNTVVILTSNIGSQLILSHQGDVDEIRDQLMSVLQGQFPPEFLNRIDDTIVFHALTQEDLGRIVDLLLERSRRRVRAQGFELEVTEAAKKFLVERGYQPAFGARPLRRTIQTELDNRIATLVLSGAVDKGDTIVADVADGALEVSVRPGDTKEEKQDS